A genomic stretch from Canis lupus familiaris isolate Mischka breed German Shepherd chromosome 17, alternate assembly UU_Cfam_GSD_1.0, whole genome shotgun sequence includes:
- the VTCN1 gene encoding V-set domain-containing T-cell activation inhibitor 1 isoform X3, producing MGLVHEFKEGKDDLSDQDEMFRGRTAVFADQVIGGNASLRLKNVQLTDAGTYKCYIITSKGKGNANLEYKTGAFSIPEVNVDYNASSENLRCEAPRWFPQPTVVWASQADQGANFSEVFNTSFELNSENVTMKVVSVLYNVTINNTYSCMIENDIAKATGDIKVTDSEIKRRSHLQLLNSKASLGVSSFFAISWVLLPLSSYLMLK from the exons ATGGGCTTGGTGCATGAGTTCAAAGAAGGCAAAGACGACCTGTCAGACCAAGATGAAATGTTCAGAGGCCGGACAGCAGTGTTTGCTGATCAAGTGATAGGTGGCAATGCCTCTCTGAGGCTGAAAAATGTGCAACTCACAGATGCTGGCACCTATAAATGTTACATCATCACCTCAAAAGGCAAAGGGAATGCTAACCTTGAGTATAAAACTGGAG CCTTCAGCATCCCAGAGGTGAATGTAGATTACAATGCCAGTTCTGAGAACCTACGGTGTGAGGCTCCTCGATGGTTCCCACAGCCTACAGTAGTCTGGGCATCCCAGGCTGACCAGGGAGCCAACTTCTCAGAAGTCTTCAATACCAGCTTTGAGCTGAACTCTGAGAATGTGACCATGAAGGTTGTGTCTGTACTCTACAATGTCACAATCAACAACACATACTCCTGTATGATTGAGAACGACATTGCCAAAGCTACAGGAGATATCAAAGTGACAG ACTCTGAGATTAAAAGGCGGAGTCACCTACAGCTGCTGAACTCAAAGGCTTCCCTGGgtgtctcttctttctttgccatCAGCTGGGtactcctgcctctctcctcttacCTGATGCTAAAATAA